The Gambusia affinis linkage group LG11, SWU_Gaff_1.0, whole genome shotgun sequence genome contains a region encoding:
- the LOC122839331 gene encoding ADP-ribosylation factor-like protein 6: protein MGLLDKLSGWLGLRKKEVNVLCLGLDNSGKTTIINQLKPSNTAAQEIVPTIGFNIEKFKSSSLSFTVFDMSGQSRYRSLWEHYYKESNAIIFVIDSSDKLRMVVAKEELDTFLSHEDICNKKIPVLFFANKTDLRDALSSVKVSQMLCLENIKDKPWHICASNAIKGEGLQEGLDWLQDQIAQTT, encoded by the exons ATGGGGCTGCTTGACAAACTGTCAGGCTGGCTTGGCCTAAGGAAGAAAGAAGTCAACGTTTTGTGCTTGGGTCTGGACAACAGCGGCAAAACGACAATCATCAACCAGCTCAAACCATCTAAT aCAGCGGCTCAAGAAATAGTCCCAACAATTGGCTTCAACATTGAAAAGTTCAAGAGTTCAag CCTGTCCTTCACAGTCTTTGACATGTCAGGCCAAAGCAGATACAGAAGTCTATGGGAGCATTATTACAA agaaaGCAACGCAATCATATTCGTCATTGACAGCAGCGACAAACTGAGAATGGTTGTGGCAAAGGAGGAGCTCGATACTTTCCTCAGCCATGAAg ATATCTGCAACAAAAAGATCCCGGTACTCTTCTTCGCCAACAAGACAGACCTGCGGGACGCTCTGTCTTCGGTCAAGGTCTCGCAAATGTTGTGTTTGGAGAACATCAAAGACAAACCCTGGCACATCTG cgcCAGCAATGCTATCAAAGGAGAAGGTCTGCAGGAAGGGCTGGACTGGCTGCAAG ATCAAATTGCACA AACAACATAG